GCAGAATCCCATTTTTAATTTACATAATTTCCCAATCATTTTCTGTCTTATTCATTGTGTTCACATTTTCTACTGTAACTCACAAAACGCTCTCTTGTTTTCTTCATTCAGGTGATGTCCAGACAAGAAAAGTTAAACGAACAGCTCCACGGAGACCTACAATGTCCCTTCTCCCTCTCCTCGTCTTCTTTCTCTTTCCTTGTCTTTCTCTATCCTCTCCTCCCTTCAGTGAGTTTTCGTCAACCTGTACATATATTTATCTATCTTTAACTTCCCTTTTCATGCTTCAATTCATTTACttggaaactgatcagctaACTGTCACTACTTTGCCGCTTTTTTTTAGCAGACTACAGTCTACACATTGACTGCGGCGGCCTCGTGAATTCCACAGATGCTTTCCACACGACGTGGGTCTCCGACCGCTTCTACTCCGGCGGCGCCACCTCGGTCGTGTCGGAGCCTCTACACTTCCTCCACCAGCAAGAGAAGACTCTGCGCTACTTTCCCATATCTTCTGGTAAGAAGAACTGCTACTCCATCCCCATCTCTGCCGGCTCCGGCCGATACTTTCTCCGTACGTTCACTGTTTACGACAACTTCGATGGGAAGTCTCACTCGCCGTCTTTTGACGTCTCTGTTGAGGGTACTTTAGTCTTTTCGTGGCGTTCACCTTGGCCGGAATCGGTTTCGCGCTCCGGAGCTTATTCGGATCTGTTTTTATATCTTGATGACCCGGATGTTGATCTTTGCTTTTATAGTATTGCCACTGATTCTCCTGTTATTGGGTCTTTGGAATTGATTCAAATTGACACCAACGCGTACGCTTTCGATTACGCGAGAAATTCAAGCAATTACATCCTGGTTAATTACGGCAGGTTTTCATCTGGGTCGGATCAATGGGGACACGGATTCAGCAATGACACAGATTTCTTCGGCCGGTCATGGCAGTCTGATGCTGAATTCCGGCTACCATCCGTATCCATTACTAATGGAGCAACAATCAAAGCAATTTCGGCTATTCGAAACGTAATTAATGTCGAACAAAGCCCAAATTATTTCCCGGAAAAGCTTTACCAGACCGCAATAACGGCTTTAGGAAACGGCGGTGGCGTGTTGGAGTATGATTTGCCGGTTGATGCGAAGCTCGATTACTTGTTATGGTTCCATTTTGCTGAGATAGATGTGAGTGTAAATAAAGATGGACAGAGGGTGTTTGATGTGATAGTGAATGGAGAAAATATAAGTAGGGTGGATGTGTTTAAGAAAGTGGGGGGGTTCGCTGCATATGATTGGAGTCATGTAGTCAAGAATTTGAGTAGTACTACTTTGAGTGTGAGGTTGGAATCGGTGGTTGGGGCACCGATCATTTGTGGGCTCGAGAATTATGCGATCGTGCCACTAGATCTCAAAACAGTTGCTGATCAGGGTACGTGTTTCGTATAATTGTTTGATGTTTTTCGGGATTGTGATTATATTTCTCTGCATTGTGTTTGGATGTGGAAAAGGGAAAGATCAAATTTTTGTTTCTGCTATTCGCTTAGAAATGTAGGATTGTTGAAGATAATGGGATTTTGTAAAATTTTAGTTGTTAATTCTAGAATTGTTGAGTCTGGTGCGTAATCTCATTCTTGTATGATTTTGTTTCATAAAGGAATTCATTTTTGTGTTGAACCGGCTATCTTCGGTAACTAAGGCATGTTGTGAGTAGCT
This genomic interval from Primulina eburnea isolate SZY01 chromosome 16, ASM2296580v1, whole genome shotgun sequence contains the following:
- the LOC140816307 gene encoding receptor-like protein 4 isoform X1, encoding MSLLPLLVFFLFPCLSLSSPPFTDYSLHIDCGGLVNSTDAFHTTWVSDRFYSGGATSVVSEPLHFLHQQEKTLRYFPISSGKKNCYSIPISAGSGRYFLRTFTVYDNFDGKSHSPSFDVSVEGTLVFSWRSPWPESVSRSGAYSDLFLYLDDPDVDLCFYSIATDSPVIGSLELIQIDTNAYAFDYARNSSNYILVNYGRFSSGSDQWGHGFSNDTDFFGRSWQSDAEFRLPSVSITNGATIKAISAIRNVINVEQSPNYFPEKLYQTAITALGNGGGVLEYDLPVDAKLDYLLWFHFAEIDVSVNKDGQRVFDVIVNGENISRVDVFKKVGGFAAYDWSHVVKNLSSTTLSVRLESVVGAPIICGLENYAIVPLDLKTVADQVIAMKALKESLRIPDRMGWNGDPCAPTTWDAWEGVTCHPTKDESTLVVSQIDLGSQGLKGYISEQINLLTSLVSLNLSSNSLGGSIPSGLGQKSLVKLDLSNNKLTGYIPDSLTSASLQLVFLNGNLLEGQVPEALYSIGLRGGTIDLYGNKELCGVPSLPNCSLIWGNNGLSTGAKVGIALSCLVVFSTLVLGIYCCISRRQNEYDFGFPHELMSLAAKRNRYHRQKSLMTLEMESQHAKGFIPTYNEN
- the LOC140816307 gene encoding receptor-like protein 4 isoform X2; this translates as MSLLPLLVFFLFPCLSLSSPPFNYSLHIDCGGLVNSTDAFHTTWVSDRFYSGGATSVVSEPLHFLHQQEKTLRYFPISSGKKNCYSIPISAGSGRYFLRTFTVYDNFDGKSHSPSFDVSVEGTLVFSWRSPWPESVSRSGAYSDLFLYLDDPDVDLCFYSIATDSPVIGSLELIQIDTNAYAFDYARNSSNYILVNYGRFSSGSDQWGHGFSNDTDFFGRSWQSDAEFRLPSVSITNGATIKAISAIRNVINVEQSPNYFPEKLYQTAITALGNGGGVLEYDLPVDAKLDYLLWFHFAEIDVSVNKDGQRVFDVIVNGENISRVDVFKKVGGFAAYDWSHVVKNLSSTTLSVRLESVVGAPIICGLENYAIVPLDLKTVADQVIAMKALKESLRIPDRMGWNGDPCAPTTWDAWEGVTCHPTKDESTLVVSQIDLGSQGLKGYISEQINLLTSLVSLNLSSNSLGGSIPSGLGQKSLVKLDLSNNKLTGYIPDSLTSASLQLVFLNGNLLEGQVPEALYSIGLRGGTIDLYGNKELCGVPSLPNCSLIWGNNGLSTGAKVGIALSCLVVFSTLVLGIYCCISRRQNEYDFGFPHELMSLAAKRNRYHRQKSLMTLEMESQHAKGFIPTYNEN